One genomic region from Gossypium hirsutum isolate 1008001.06 chromosome D13, Gossypium_hirsutum_v2.1, whole genome shotgun sequence encodes:
- the LOC107920668 gene encoding exopolyphosphatase: MANTLFAAIDMGTNAFKLLIVQAHLPGKFIPLLTVREHVVLGRDSPSSTISTHSQNLSIKSLQNFNKLIQTHNVPLLHTRCVATSAVREAQNKAEFIHSISETTGFKVDVLSGEEEARFSYLGALQFFPVFENLILNIDIGGGSTEFAIGLRGKVEFCLSLKLGHVTLTQQNFGDEEAERASNMREYIRNVIKESGLIDKVKNIGFEIALGSSGTIRAIEKAVFKGYALDFADNEALLSECKRDWKFSIEELKSVVERLCKGGEGQNVRRDGFFKRRSESIVAGGILLDEIFDLLGIKEMLVSGYGLREGLIADSLAKVFDDGYDLNANARFRSILRLATRFNSKRITTSAAEIASIAREIFEGLRKYKELDNDGINLTVDLDEKDLENLEAACLLHNIGLSTGKKGYHKKSYHIIMNGNHLRGYSAEEVKLIALLTRHHRKKLPKLDDASFNELEEAKQKFKVLCAIIRLSVVLHRNGYINYREMDFSHSHEGFKLVIGEERGLNYQPVVEQCVTDKFAVELTHELDYFKKVLKQELSVELKAPPFCSNESSKGSY; the protein is encoded by the exons atggccaACACTCTCTTCGCTGCCATTGACATGGGCACCAATGCCTTCAAGCTTCTCATAGTTCAAGCTCATCTCCCAGGCAAATTTATCCCTCTTTTAACCGTCAGAGAGCATGTCGTTTTAGGCCGCGATTCGCCTTCTTCCACCATCTCCACCCATTCCCAAAACCTCTCTATCAAATCCCTTCAGAATTTCAATAAGCTTATTCAAACCCATAATGTTCCCCTACTCCACACTCGCTGCGTCGCCACATCTGCTGTCCGCGAAGCCCAAAACAAGGCCGAATTCATTCACTCAATCTCTGAAACCACCGGGTTCAAAGTTGATGTTTTATCAGGCGAAGAGGAAGCCCGATTCTCTTATCTGGGCGCTCTCCAATTTTTTCCGgtttttgagaatttgattttgaaCATCGATATCGGAGGTGGGTCAACTGAGTTTGCTATTGGGTTGCGTGGAAAGGTCGAATTTTGTTTGTCTTTAAAGCTTGGCCACGTTACTTTGACTCAACAGAATTTCGGGGATGAAGAAGCTGAAAGAGCTTCGAATATGAGGGAGTATATTAGGAATGTCATTAAGGAATCTGGGTTAATTGACAAGGTTAAAAACATTGGGTTTGAAATAGCTTTGGGGTCATCAGGGACGATAAGAGCCATTGAGAAAGCAGTTTTCAAAGGGTATGCATTAGATTTTGCTGATAACGAAGCTTTGCTTAGTGAATGTAAAAGGGATTGGAAGTTTAGTATAGAGGAATTAAAGAGTGTTGTTGAGAGGTTATGTAAGGGAGGAGAAGGACAAAACGTAAGGAGAGATGGGTTTTTTAAGAGAAGATCAGAGTCCATTGTTGCTGGTGGGATTTTGTTGGATGAGATATTTGATCTGCTTGGGATTAAAGAAATGTTAGTTTCTGGTTATGGATTGAGAGAAGGTTTGATAGCTGATAGTTTAGCTAAGGTCTTTGATGATGGTTATGATTTGAATGCCAACGCTCGGTTTCGGTCCATTTTACGGCTTGCTACAAGGTTTAATAGCAAAAGGATAACCACTTCTGCTGCTGAAATTGCTAGCATTGCAAGG GAGATTTTTGAAGGCTTAAGAAAATACAAGGAGCTTGATAACGATGGAATTAACCTTACTGTTGATTTAGATGAAAAAGATCTGGAAAATCTTGAGGCTGCATGTTTACTTCACAATATAGGGCTCTCCACTGGTAAAAAGGGTTACCATAAGAAGTCATATCACATTATCATG AATGGAAATCATCTTCGTGGTTATAGTGCTGAGGAGGTCAAG TTAATAGCTCTTCTTACAAGACACCATAGGAAGAAATTACCCAAGTTGGATGATGCTTCTTTTAATGAGTTAGAAGAG GCAAAGCAGAAATTCAAAGTTCTTTGTGCAATTATACGTTTATCTGTTGTGTTACATCGGAATGGATACATAAACTACAGAGAAATGGATTTCTCACATTCTCATGAAGGTTTCAAGCTG GTTATTGGGGAAGAAAGGGGTCTGAATTATCAGCCAGTTGTCGAGCAATGTGTGACTGATAAATTTGCAGTAGAACTAACACATGAATTAGATTATTTTAAAAAG GTGTTGAAGCAAGAATTGTCTGTTGAACTTAAAGCACCGCCATTCTGTTCAAACGAATCATCAAAAGGAAGTTACTAA
- the LOC107918386 gene encoding cell division cycle protein 123 homolog isoform X1, giving the protein MKEEDVNRCQIQEWYPRFKLVSTRTFIHELPESFVQYLLDDSGPFLLPVSISNEDAFPNRIHNPEEEEDYQVSEGSGDEAEPLSPPSFPELELKIKESIETLGGAIFPKLNWSAPKDSAWISTSGTLRSSDSLIHDLCHAYDSCSDKTLSRPPNFFLALRKWYPSFQPEMEFRCFVRGQKLVGISQREVTTFYPVLCEKKNDLEVLIEEFFNGIVRLKFESNDYTFDVYVTQDERVKVLDFNPWGAFTLPLLFTWEELEQKPREGDDLDCRIVESRCAVQPGLKTAVPYDYLDVSAGSGWDQFLRNAGEELQRQTKSPEAGA; this is encoded by the coding sequence ATGAAAGAAGAAGATGTAAACAGATGCCAGATTCAAGAATGGTACCCAAGATTTAAATTAGTGTCAACTAGGACTTTCATTCATGAGCTTCCTGAATCTTTTGTCCAGTATCTACTTGATGATTCAGGACCTTTCCTCCTTCCTGTTTCAATCTCAAATGAGGATGCCTTTCCGAATAGAATTCATAATCCAGAAGAGGAGGAAGATTATCAGGTATCAGAAGGATCTGGAGATGAAGCAGAACCTTTATCGCCCCCTTCTTTCCCAGAACTTGAGTTGAAGATTAAGGAGTCAATTGAAACCCTTGGGGGTGCAATCTTTCCTAAGTTAAATTGGAGTGCGCCAAAGGACTCTGCATGGATAAGCACCTCCGGGACTCTTCGATCATCTGATTCCTTGATTCATGATCTATGTCATGCATATGATTCATGCAGTGACAAAACCTTGTCAAGGCCCCCAAATTTCTTCCTTGCCCTTCGGAAATGGTACCCAAGTTTCCAACCTGAAATGGAATTCCGTTGCTTTGTAAGGGGCCAGAAGCTTGTTGGAATTTCACAGCGGGAGGTCACTACATTTTATCCAGTTCTTTGTGAGAAGAAAAATGATCTTGAAGTTTTGATTGAAGAATTCTTTAATGGCATTGTGAGGCTGAAATTTGAATCCAATGATTACACATTTGATGTTTATGTTACACAGGATGAACGTGTAAAGGTGTTGGATTTCAATCCTTGGGGTGCTTTTACATTGCCTTTGCTGTTCACCTGGGAGGAATTGGAGCAGAAACCCAGGGAAGGAGATGATTTGGACTGTAGAATTGTAGAGAGCCGATGCGCTGTTCAGCCAGGTTTGAAGACAGCAGTTCCATATGATTACTTGGATGTTAGTGCAGGGAGTGGTTGGGACCAATTCCTGAGAAATGCTGGTGAAGAGTTGCAGCGGCAGACCAAGTCTCCTGAAGCAGGAGCCTAA
- the LOC107918386 gene encoding cell division cycle protein 123 homolog isoform X2, translating into MKEEDVNRCQIQEWYPRFKLVSTRTFIHELPESFVQYLLDDSGPFLLPVSISNEDAFPNRIHNPEEEEDYQVSEGSGDEAEPLSPPSFPELELKIKESIETLGGAIFPKLNWSAPKDSAWISTSGTLRSSDSLIHDLCHAYDSCSDKTLSRPPNFFLALRKWYPSFQPEMEFRCFVRGQKLVGISQREDERVKVLDFNPWGAFTLPLLFTWEELEQKPREGDDLDCRIVESRCAVQPGLKTAVPYDYLDVSAGSGWDQFLRNAGEELQRQTKSPEAGA; encoded by the exons ATGAAAGAAGAAGATGTAAACAGATGCCAGATTCAAGAATGGTACCCAAGATTTAAATTAGTGTCAACTAGGACTTTCATTCATGAGCTTCCTGAATCTTTTGTCCAGTATCTACTTGATGATTCAGGACCTTTCCTCCTTCCTGTTTCAATCTCAAATGAGGATGCCTTTCCGAATAGAATTCATAATCCAGAAGAGGAGGAAGATTATCAGGTATCAGAAGGATCTGGAGATGAAGCAGAACCTTTATCGCCCCCTTCTTTCCCAGAACTTGAGTTGAAGATTAAGGAGTCAATTGAAACCCTTGGGGGTGCAATCTTTCCTAAGTTAAATTGGAGTGCGCCAAAGGACTCTGCATGGATAAGCACCTCCGGGACTCTTCGATCATCTGATTCCTTGATTCATGATCTATGTCATGCATATGATTCATGCAGTGACAAAACCTTGTCAAGGCCCCCAAATTTCTTCCTTGCCCTTCGGAAATGGTACCCAAGTTTCCAACCTGAAATGGAATTCCGTTGCTTTGTAAGGGGCCAGAAGCTTGTTGGAATTTCACAGCGGGAG GATGAACGTGTAAAGGTGTTGGATTTCAATCCTTGGGGTGCTTTTACATTGCCTTTGCTGTTCACCTGGGAGGAATTGGAGCAGAAACCCAGGGAAGGAGATGATTTGGACTGTAGAATTGTAGAGAGCCGATGCGCTGTTCAGCCAGGTTTGAAGACAGCAGTTCCATATGATTACTTGGATGTTAGTGCAGGGAGTGGTTGGGACCAATTCCTGAGAAATGCTGGTGAAGAGTTGCAGCGGCAGACCAAGTCTCCTGAAGCAGGAGCCTAA